One window of the Chanodichthys erythropterus isolate Z2021 chromosome 2, ASM2448905v1, whole genome shotgun sequence genome contains the following:
- the LOC137028153 gene encoding type-4 ice-structuring protein LS-12-like: protein MKFSLIAVLVVALAIGSESVSLVKRDAPAELDKIAKYFQDLVDNLKNVEGPELANKANAYLEQSRAQLQPMVEKLQEQLKPLSSNIEEHIKPLAASVQAQVAPLAGMVQTHVEDVLKFVADKTKAILPPQ, encoded by the exons ATGAAATTCTCCCTCATCGCCGTCCTTGTTGTTGCTCTGGCCATTG GCTCTGAGTCAGTATCTCTGGTCAAGAGAGACGCTCCTGCTGAGCTGGACAAGATCGCCAAGTACTTCCAGGACCTCGTGGACAATCTGAAGAACGTCGAGGGCCCTGAGCTGGCCAACAAGGCAAA CGCTTACCTCGAGCAGAGCAGAGCCCAGCTCCAGCCCATGGTCGAGAAGCTCCAGGAGCAGCTGAAGCCCCTCTCCAGCAACATTGAAGAGCACATCAAGCCTCTGGCCGCCTCCGTCCAGGCTCAGGTCGCCCCCCTGGCCGGCATGGTCCAGACCCACGTTGAAGATGTCCTCAAGTTTGTGGCTGACAAGACCAAAGCCATCCTGCCGCCTCAGTAG
- the LOC137028143 gene encoding type-4 ice-structuring protein LS-12-like: MKFSLIAVLVVALAIGSESVSLVKRDAPAELDKIAKYFQDLVDNLKNVEGPELANKANAYLEQSRAQLQPMVEKLQEQLKPLSSNIEEHIKPLAASVQAQVAPLAGMVQTHVEDVLKFVADKTKAILPPQ; the protein is encoded by the exons ATGAAATTCTCCCTCATCGCCGTCCTTGTTGTTGCTCTGGCCATTG GCTCTGAGTCAGTATCTCTGGTCAAGAGAGACGCTCCTGCTGAGCTGGACAAGATCGCCAAGTACTTCCAGGACCTCGTGGACAATCTGAAGAACGTCGAGGGCCCTGAGCTGGCCAACAAGGCAAA CGCTTACCTCGAGCAGAGCAGAGCCCAGCTCCAGCCCATGGTCGAGAAGCTCCAGGAGCAGCTGAAGCCCCTCTCCAGCAACATTGAAGAGCACATCAAGCCTCTGGCCGCCTCCGTCCAGGCTCAGGTCGCCCCCCTGGCCGGCATGGTCCAGACCCACGTTGAAGACGTCCTCAAGTTTGTGGCTGACAAGACCAAAGCCATCCTGCCGCCTCAGTAG